In one window of Streptomyces griseus subsp. griseus DNA:
- a CDS encoding DoxX family protein, with protein MTVLRKVARPLLASMFVSGGYNAVRNPAPLVPAAEPVTDRFSATIGQRTSLLPEDTESLVRLNGAVQLGAGLLLSLGRAPRLASAALAVTLIPTTLAAHRYWTIEDPEKRAAQRVQFLKNASLLGGLLIAAADTHGKPSLAYRTRHAAGHASDAVTHQAHTAADRVGDVAGSAVHSVTGAVEAARKRLP; from the coding sequence ATGACTGTTCTGCGTAAAGTCGCCCGCCCCCTGCTGGCCTCGATGTTCGTCAGCGGCGGATACAACGCGGTGCGCAATCCCGCGCCCCTGGTTCCTGCCGCCGAACCCGTGACCGATCGCTTCTCCGCGACGATCGGACAGCGGACGTCCCTGCTGCCGGAGGATACCGAGAGCCTTGTACGCCTCAACGGCGCCGTACAGCTCGGTGCCGGTCTCCTGCTCTCGCTGGGGCGCGCACCCCGGCTCGCCTCGGCCGCCCTCGCCGTGACCCTCATCCCCACGACCCTGGCGGCCCACCGGTACTGGACGATCGAGGATCCGGAGAAGCGTGCCGCCCAGCGGGTCCAGTTCCTCAAGAACGCGTCCCTGCTCGGCGGACTCCTCATCGCCGCCGCCGACACCCACGGCAAACCCTCGCTCGCCTACCGCACCCGCCACGCCGCCGGTCACGCCTCAGACGCCGTCACCCACCAAGCGCACACGGCCGCCGACCGGGTCGGTGATGTGGCGGGCAGTGCCGTGCACAGTGTCACGGGCGCCGTCGAAGCGGCCCGCAAGCGACTGCCGTAA
- a CDS encoding cytochrome P450 — protein sequence MTESTTDPARQNLDPTSPAPATSFPQDRGCPYHPPAGYAPLREGRPLSRVTLFDGRPVWAVTGHALARRLLADPRLSTDRSHPDFPVPAERFAGAQRRRVALLGVDDPEHNTQRRMLIPTFSVKRIGALRPRIQETVDRLLDAMERQGPPAELVSAFALPVPSMVICALLGVPYADHAFFEERSQRLLRGPGADDVNRARDELEEYLGALIDRKRAEPGDGLLDELIHRDHPDGPVDREQLVAFAVILLIAGHETTANMISLGTFTLLSHPEQLAALRAGGTSTAVVVEELLRFLSIAEGLQRLATEDMEVDGATIRKGEGVVFSTSLINRDADVFPRAETLDWDRPARHHLAFGFGVHQCLGQNLARAELDIAMRTLFERLPGLRLAVPAHEIRHKPGDTIQGLLDLPVAW from the coding sequence ATGACGGAATCCACGACGGACCCGGCCCGCCAGAACCTCGACCCCACCTCCCCGGCCCCCGCGACGTCCTTCCCGCAGGACCGCGGGTGCCCCTACCACCCGCCCGCCGGGTACGCACCGCTGCGCGAGGGCCGCCCGCTGAGCCGGGTCACCCTCTTCGACGGACGCCCGGTCTGGGCGGTCACCGGGCACGCCCTGGCCCGTCGGCTACTGGCGGACCCGCGGCTCTCCACCGACCGCAGCCACCCGGACTTCCCCGTCCCGGCCGAGCGGTTCGCCGGCGCGCAGCGGCGCCGCGTCGCTCTGCTCGGCGTCGACGACCCCGAGCACAACACCCAGCGCAGGATGCTCATCCCGACCTTCTCGGTGAAGCGGATCGGCGCGCTCCGCCCGCGTATCCAGGAGACCGTGGACCGGCTCCTCGACGCGATGGAGCGACAAGGGCCCCCGGCCGAACTGGTGAGCGCGTTCGCCCTGCCGGTGCCGTCGATGGTGATCTGTGCTCTGCTCGGCGTGCCCTACGCCGACCACGCGTTCTTCGAGGAACGCTCGCAGCGACTCCTGCGCGGCCCGGGAGCCGACGATGTGAACAGGGCCCGCGACGAACTCGAGGAGTACCTGGGCGCGCTGATCGACCGCAAGAGGGCGGAGCCGGGTGACGGCCTCCTGGACGAGCTGATCCACCGGGACCACCCGGACGGACCGGTCGACCGCGAACAGCTGGTCGCCTTCGCCGTCATCCTGCTCATCGCCGGGCACGAGACGACGGCGAACATGATCTCGCTCGGCACGTTCACGCTGCTGAGCCACCCCGAACAGCTGGCGGCGCTGCGGGCCGGCGGGACGAGCACCGCCGTGGTGGTCGAGGAGCTGCTGCGGTTCCTCTCCATCGCCGAGGGCCTCCAGCGCCTGGCGACCGAGGACATGGAGGTCGACGGGGCGACGATCCGCAAGGGGGAGGGCGTGGTCTTCTCGACCTCGCTGATCAACCGCGACGCCGACGTGTTCCCCCGGGCCGAGACACTCGACTGGGACCGCCCCGCCCGCCATCACCTCGCCTTCGGCTTCGGAGTCCACCAGTGCCTGGGCCAGAACCTGGCCCGCGCCGAGCTGGACATCGCGATGCGCACCCTGTTCGAGCGGCTTCCCGGGCTCAGGCTCGCCGTACCCGCGCACGAGATCCGTCACAAGCCGGGGGACACGATCCAGGGCCTCCTCGACCTGCCCGTGGCCTGGTGA
- a CDS encoding TetR/AcrR family transcriptional regulator: MAKAGPAAERVVRAGAELADEIGFEQVTPSELARQLGVRTASLYSHVKNAHDLKTKIALLALEELADLAAAAIAGRAGEDALTAFADTYRNYALQHPGRFAAAQFRLDADAAAAGAGVRHSRMMRAILRGYDLTETQQTHAVRLLGSVFSGFVGLEAAGGFSHSSPASQESWTEILGALDALLRNWPALP, from the coding sequence ATGGCGAAGGCAGGACCGGCCGCGGAGCGCGTGGTGAGAGCGGGGGCCGAGCTGGCGGACGAGATCGGCTTCGAGCAGGTGACCCCTTCCGAGCTCGCCCGGCAGCTGGGCGTCAGGACCGCGAGCCTGTACTCGCACGTCAAGAACGCCCACGACCTCAAGACGAAGATCGCCCTGCTCGCGTTGGAGGAGCTGGCCGACCTGGCCGCTGCCGCCATCGCGGGGCGGGCCGGCGAGGACGCGCTCACCGCCTTCGCCGACACCTACCGCAACTACGCCCTCCAGCACCCGGGGCGCTTCGCCGCGGCCCAGTTCCGCCTCGACGCGGATGCGGCCGCCGCCGGCGCGGGCGTACGGCATTCCCGGATGATGCGGGCCATCCTGCGCGGCTACGACCTGACGGAGACCCAGCAGACCCATGCCGTACGGCTACTGGGCAGCGTCTTCAGCGGTTTCGTCGGCCTGGAAGCGGCCGGCGGCTTCAGCCACAGCTCCCCCGCCTCCCAGGAGAGCTGGACCGAGATCCTCGGCGCACTCGACGCCCTGCTGCGCAACTGGCCCGCCCTCCCCTGA
- a CDS encoding DUF4097 family beta strand repeat-containing protein yields the protein MPSFDTPEPISVAAHVEAGSILFAAGEGPTTVVDVRPRDPERDQDVRTAGQTGVTYAGGALTVRTPKPGLLGRIGAVDVTVELPAGSRVEATGAWLQVLGEGRLGEVRVKTSSGDVRLDTTGPLKLTASHGSITVDRVEGAAEMATSSGSLRVGHLEGSAVLKNSHGTTSVETARGDLRVSGANGDIVITRAEGPVTATTAHGTLRVAEVARGTVQLETSYGAIEVGVREGTVAWLDVSSGTGQLRNSLTESKAPQEGENTVRIRARTRHGNIDVRRAKV from the coding sequence ATGCCTTCTTTCGACACCCCCGAACCGATCTCCGTCGCCGCGCATGTGGAGGCCGGCTCCATCCTGTTCGCCGCGGGTGAGGGCCCCACCACCGTCGTGGACGTGCGCCCCCGCGACCCGGAGCGGGACCAGGACGTGCGGACGGCGGGCCAGACCGGGGTCACGTACGCGGGCGGCGCACTCACGGTGAGGACGCCCAAGCCCGGACTGCTCGGCCGCATCGGCGCCGTCGACGTGACGGTCGAACTGCCTGCGGGCTCGCGCGTCGAGGCGACCGGCGCCTGGCTCCAGGTGCTCGGCGAGGGCCGGCTCGGCGAGGTCCGCGTGAAGACCTCGTCGGGCGATGTCCGCCTCGACACGACCGGCCCGCTGAAGCTGACCGCGTCACACGGCTCCATCACCGTGGACCGGGTCGAGGGCGCGGCCGAGATGGCCACCAGCTCCGGGAGCCTGCGCGTCGGCCACCTGGAAGGCTCCGCCGTCCTGAAGAACTCGCACGGCACCACGAGTGTCGAGACCGCGAGGGGCGATCTGCGGGTGAGCGGCGCCAACGGCGACATCGTCATCACACGCGCCGAGGGACCGGTCACGGCCACCACCGCCCACGGCACCCTGCGGGTGGCGGAAGTGGCCCGCGGAACAGTTCAGTTGGAGACCTCCTACGGTGCCATCGAGGTCGGCGTCCGCGAGGGTACCGTCGCCTGGCTGGACGTCAGCTCGGGCACCGGCCAGTTGCGCAACTCGCTCACCGAGTCGAAGGCCCCCCAGGAGGGCGAGAACACCGTCAGGATCCGCGCCCGCACCCGGCACGGCAACATCGACGTCCGCCGCGCCAAGGTCTGA
- a CDS encoding DUF998 domain-containing protein, with protein MRSVPWWALLSSGCAPLLLVGSWTIAQLRQGPSYDPATQTLSVLAAYGAGSYWLMTGALLVLGMCYVVTAHALRGAALAGRVALAGGGLCALALTLVPAPSSGGALEHGAVATLGLVLLAVWPPLAAVRGKGGPVPWGLRLDVSLAASAVMGATAFWFLAELQSAGAPGIAERVVTFLQALWPFLVVLSCRRSAR; from the coding sequence ATGCGATCTGTCCCTTGGTGGGCCCTGCTCTCCTCCGGGTGTGCGCCGCTGCTGCTGGTCGGTTCCTGGACGATCGCGCAACTGCGGCAGGGCCCGTCGTACGACCCCGCGACGCAGACCCTGAGCGTGCTGGCCGCCTACGGGGCCGGCAGCTACTGGCTGATGACCGGCGCGCTGCTGGTGCTGGGCATGTGTTACGTCGTCACGGCGCACGCCCTCCGGGGAGCGGCGCTCGCCGGGCGCGTCGCCCTGGCCGGCGGGGGGCTGTGCGCCCTGGCGCTGACGTTGGTACCGGCACCGAGCAGCGGCGGGGCGCTGGAGCACGGAGCTGTGGCGACGCTGGGCCTCGTGCTGCTGGCGGTATGGCCTCCGCTGGCCGCCGTCCGCGGAAAGGGGGGCCCGGTCCCGTGGGGGCTGCGGCTGGACGTGTCGCTCGCCGCGAGCGCGGTGATGGGTGCGACGGCGTTCTGGTTCCTGGCCGAGCTGCAGAGCGCCGGGGCGCCCGGCATCGCCGAGCGGGTGGTGACGTTCCTCCAGGCGCTCTGGCCCTTCCTGGTGGTCCTCTCCTGCCGGCGGAGCGCGCGTTGA
- the thpR gene encoding RNA 2',3'-cyclic phosphodiesterase, with the protein MNEPFEAVTEPAVDERGQTATIRVFLALAPPDDAKDELERALRPAYEAYPRLRWNRIEDWHITLAFLGELPLTTVPLLMPRLAELAARHRPLRLALRGGGHFDERVLWSGIEGDLEGLHRLATDVREAVKACGVSFPDRPLRPHLTLARSRRGDHSAVVEVAEGLAAFSGRVWEAGRLHLVGSNIGRGPGPIRYRDIEAWSLGQGA; encoded by the coding sequence GTGAACGAACCGTTCGAAGCCGTCACCGAGCCTGCCGTGGACGAGCGCGGGCAGACCGCGACGATACGAGTCTTCCTGGCGCTCGCCCCTCCCGACGACGCCAAGGACGAGTTGGAGCGGGCGCTGCGCCCCGCCTACGAGGCGTATCCACGGCTGCGGTGGAACCGGATCGAGGACTGGCACATCACCCTGGCGTTCCTCGGTGAACTCCCGCTCACCACCGTCCCGCTCCTGATGCCCCGCCTCGCCGAGTTGGCGGCGCGGCACCGGCCCCTGCGGCTGGCGCTGCGCGGCGGCGGGCACTTCGACGAACGGGTGCTGTGGAGCGGGATCGAGGGGGATCTCGAAGGGCTGCACCGGCTGGCCACCGACGTACGCGAGGCCGTCAAGGCGTGCGGGGTCTCCTTCCCTGACCGGCCGTTGCGGCCCCATCTCACCCTGGCCCGCTCCCGCCGGGGCGACCACTCAGCGGTGGTGGAGGTCGCCGAGGGACTCGCCGCGTTCTCCGGCCGCGTCTGGGAGGCCGGGCGGCTCCATCTGGTCGGCAGCAACATCGGCCGGGGGCCGGGGCCGATCCGCTACCGGGACATCGAGGCCTGGAGTCTCGGCCAAGGAGCCTGA
- a CDS encoding SGNH/GDSL hydrolase family protein, producing MNTRPDWTTTPIGLDILRGALDLERTERGVLPHRLPAHARQQIPDGQLAMAESQPSGVRLAFRSRATAVELDVVATKRVYPGAPPRPDGVYELLVDGRLAGRASAPDGDTLTIDLASGTAHSRPGPVETISFTGLPDTEKGIEIWLPHDETTQLVALRTDAPVSTPQPSGRPVWLHHGSSISHGSNAATPTGTWPALAAALGGAELINLGFGGGALLDPFTARAIRDTPADLISVKIGINLVNADLMRLRAFGPAVHGFLDTIREGHPTTPLLVVSPILCPIHEHTPGPAAPDYSAMSEGRLRFIATGDPAETAAGKLTLTVIRDELARLVGRRAATDPHLHHLDGLALYGETDHAELPLPDALHPDPATHRRIGERFAGLAFGDDGPFAVKRR from the coding sequence ATGAACACCCGGCCCGACTGGACCACCACCCCCATCGGCCTCGACATCCTGCGCGGCGCCCTCGACCTGGAGCGCACCGAACGCGGCGTGCTGCCCCACCGGCTGCCCGCCCACGCCCGGCAGCAGATCCCCGACGGACAGCTGGCCATGGCCGAGTCGCAGCCCTCCGGGGTCCGACTGGCCTTCCGCAGCCGGGCCACCGCCGTCGAACTGGACGTGGTCGCCACCAAGCGGGTCTACCCGGGAGCGCCGCCCCGTCCCGACGGGGTGTACGAGCTTCTCGTGGACGGGCGCCTCGCGGGCCGGGCGAGTGCGCCCGACGGCGACACGCTCACCATCGACCTGGCTTCGGGGACCGCGCACAGCCGCCCGGGTCCCGTGGAGACCATCAGCTTCACCGGCCTGCCGGACACCGAGAAGGGCATCGAGATCTGGCTGCCCCACGACGAGACCACCCAGCTGGTCGCCCTGCGCACCGACGCGCCCGTCAGCACCCCGCAGCCCAGCGGCCGGCCGGTCTGGCTGCACCACGGCAGCTCCATCAGCCACGGTTCCAACGCCGCGACACCTACCGGCACCTGGCCGGCCCTGGCGGCGGCCCTCGGCGGGGCCGAACTGATCAACCTCGGGTTCGGCGGCGGCGCCCTCCTCGACCCCTTCACCGCCCGTGCCATCCGGGACACCCCCGCCGACCTGATCAGCGTCAAGATCGGCATCAACCTCGTCAACGCCGATCTGATGCGGCTGCGCGCCTTCGGACCGGCCGTGCACGGGTTCCTCGACACCATCCGCGAAGGGCACCCCACCACACCCCTGCTGGTCGTCTCGCCGATCCTCTGCCCCATCCACGAGCACACGCCCGGCCCCGCCGCCCCGGACTACAGCGCGATGAGCGAGGGGCGGCTGCGGTTCATCGCCACCGGGGACCCCGCGGAGACCGCCGCCGGGAAGCTGACCCTCACCGTCATCCGGGACGAGCTGGCCCGGCTCGTCGGACGGCGCGCCGCCACCGATCCCCATCTGCACCACCTGGACGGCCTGGCCCTCTACGGCGAGACCGACCACGCCGAACTACCGCTGCCCGACGCCCTGCACCCGGACCCCGCCACCCACCGCCGTATCGGCGAACGCTTCGCCGGCCTCGCCTTCGGCGACGACGGGCCCTTCGCCGTGAAGCGCCGCTGA
- a CDS encoding NAD(P)H-dependent oxidoreductase, producing the protein MVVTLHDKPKLVIIVGGVREDRFGPAVTSWAAEQAGAHGACEVTVVDPADQDIPSALPDASPKYADDDHPRPGGMAELAAALDDADAFVAGTPLCNHSSPASLKAAVDGHFTRWTAKAVAFGSYGDAAGGRHAVLHLADALAEPPAVTIREGLAFPNHFTSRQERRPSAPEAAGYAKTLLDRPARWATALRPARHAEPLPA; encoded by the coding sequence ATAGTGGTGACCCTGCACGACAAGCCCAAGCTCGTGATCATCGTCGGAGGTGTCCGGGAGGACCGGTTCGGTCCGGCCGTGACCTCCTGGGCCGCCGAACAGGCCGGTGCTCACGGCGCTTGCGAGGTGACCGTCGTCGATCCGGCCGACCAGGACATCCCCTCGGCCCTGCCCGACGCGTCACCGAAGTACGCAGATGACGACCACCCCCGTCCCGGCGGGATGGCGGAGCTGGCCGCCGCCCTGGACGACGCCGACGCATTCGTCGCCGGCACACCCTTGTGCAACCACAGCTCCCCCGCGTCGCTCAAGGCGGCCGTCGACGGGCACTTCACCCGGTGGACGGCCAAGGCCGTCGCCTTCGGCAGCTACGGCGACGCGGCGGGCGGCCGGCACGCGGTCCTGCACCTGGCGGACGCGCTGGCCGAGCCGCCCGCGGTGACCATCCGCGAGGGCCTCGCCTTCCCGAACCACTTCACCAGCCGGCAGGAGCGCCGCCCGTCGGCGCCCGAAGCCGCCGGTTACGCCAAGACGCTGCTGGACCGGCCGGCCCGGTGGGCGACCGCGCTCCGCCCGGCACGCCATGCGGAGCCCCTCCCTGCTTGA
- a CDS encoding ferredoxin, producing the protein MSGVGVQVDKERCVGAGMCALTAPDVFTQDDDGLSEVLPGREATSGTHPLVGEAVRACPVGAVVLSSD; encoded by the coding sequence GTGAGCGGCGTGGGAGTCCAGGTCGACAAGGAACGCTGTGTGGGCGCCGGCATGTGTGCGCTGACCGCGCCGGACGTCTTCACCCAGGACGACGACGGTCTCAGCGAGGTGCTCCCCGGCCGGGAGGCGACGTCCGGGACCCATCCGCTGGTGGGGGAGGCGGTACGGGCCTGCCCGGTGGGGGCGGTGGTCCTCTCCTCCGACTGA
- a CDS encoding glycoside hydrolase family 16 protein yields the protein MRTPWRHRSLTWLAAAACLTLAALSPTAVQAAPAPDSGAVAPAAVTFDENFDGPAGSGVNSSRWQLETGDNVNNHERQFYTSGTNNAALDGQGNLVITAKRENPANYNCWYGRCEYTSARLNTAGKFTAQYGRVEARMKLPRGQGIWPAFWMLGNDLGNVGWPASGEIDIMENVGFEPGTVHGTLHGPGYSGSGGIGAGYTLPGGAAFADAFHTFAIDWSPNSIRWSVDGNVYQTRTPADLGGRQWVFNKPFFIILNLAVGGYWPGDPDGSTRFPQQLVVDYVRVNTDTTTPPAGAKTIRGIGGKCLDVAGASSANGTAVQLYDCNGTAAQQWDVRSDGTIRALGKCLDAKDGATANGTLVQLWDCNGTGAQRWAVPAARDIVSIPADRCLDAIGSSSANGTRTQLWTCTGAANQKWTVA from the coding sequence GTGCGTACGCCTTGGCGCCACAGATCCCTCACCTGGCTGGCCGCGGCCGCCTGTCTCACCCTCGCCGCCCTCTCCCCCACCGCCGTGCAGGCCGCCCCGGCCCCGGACTCCGGTGCGGTCGCCCCCGCCGCGGTGACCTTCGACGAGAACTTCGACGGCCCGGCCGGTTCGGGTGTCAACTCCTCCAGGTGGCAGCTGGAGACCGGTGACAACGTCAACAACCACGAACGGCAGTTCTACACCTCGGGGACGAACAACGCCGCGCTGGACGGCCAGGGCAACCTCGTCATCACGGCGAAGAGGGAGAATCCGGCCAACTACAACTGCTGGTACGGGCGGTGTGAGTACACCTCGGCCCGCCTCAATACGGCCGGGAAGTTCACGGCGCAGTACGGGCGCGTCGAGGCCCGCATGAAGCTCCCGCGCGGCCAGGGCATCTGGCCCGCCTTCTGGATGCTCGGCAACGACCTCGGCAACGTCGGCTGGCCCGCCTCGGGTGAGATCGACATCATGGAGAACGTGGGCTTCGAGCCGGGCACCGTACATGGGACGCTGCACGGACCGGGCTACTCCGGCTCCGGCGGCATCGGCGCCGGCTACACCCTGCCCGGTGGCGCGGCCTTCGCTGACGCTTTCCACACCTTCGCCATCGACTGGAGCCCCAACTCCATCAGGTGGTCCGTGGACGGGAACGTCTACCAGACCCGCACCCCCGCCGACCTCGGCGGCCGGCAGTGGGTCTTCAACAAGCCCTTCTTCATCATCCTGAACCTCGCGGTCGGCGGCTACTGGCCCGGCGACCCCGATGGTTCGACCCGCTTCCCGCAGCAGCTCGTCGTGGACTACGTCCGCGTGAACACCGACACCACCACCCCGCCGGCCGGCGCGAAGACCATCCGGGGTATCGGCGGGAAGTGCCTCGACGTGGCGGGCGCCAGCTCCGCCAACGGCACCGCCGTCCAGCTCTACGACTGCAACGGCACCGCTGCCCAGCAGTGGGACGTCCGCTCCGACGGCACCATCCGCGCCCTCGGCAAGTGCCTCGACGCCAAGGACGGGGCCACCGCCAACGGCACCCTCGTCCAGCTGTGGGACTGCAACGGGACCGGCGCCCAGCGCTGGGCCGTCCCCGCCGCCCGCGACATCGTCTCCATCCCGGCCGACAGGTGCCTGGACGCCATCGGCAGCTCCTCCGCCAACGGCACCCGCACCCAGTTGTGGACCTGCACCGGCGCAGCCAACCAGAAGTGGACCGTGGCATGA
- a CDS encoding FBP domain-containing protein, with amino-acid sequence MNPLTEQEIRTAFVNCTKGEAKRLNIPRDLAERPWSDLDFLGWRDPQAPDRAYLVAAWDGTPVGVQLRSSDAGSWQTRRSMCSLCVTVHTGGVSLLVAPRSGKAGQQGNSVGAYMCSDLACSLYVRGKKDAGVGGRLRESLTLDEQIQRTVANLAAFIAKVTG; translated from the coding sequence ATGAATCCGCTGACCGAGCAAGAGATCCGCACCGCGTTCGTGAACTGCACCAAAGGTGAGGCCAAGCGTCTGAACATCCCTCGCGACCTGGCCGAACGCCCCTGGTCCGACCTGGACTTCCTGGGCTGGCGCGACCCGCAGGCCCCCGACCGGGCGTACCTCGTGGCCGCCTGGGACGGCACGCCGGTCGGTGTGCAGCTGCGCTCCTCGGACGCGGGCTCCTGGCAGACCCGCCGCAGCATGTGCTCCCTCTGTGTGACCGTCCACACCGGAGGCGTCTCCCTGCTGGTGGCCCCGAGGTCGGGGAAGGCCGGCCAGCAGGGCAACTCGGTCGGCGCCTACATGTGCAGCGACCTCGCCTGCTCGCTCTACGTGCGAGGGAAGAAGGACGCGGGCGTCGGCGGACGGCTCCGCGAGTCGCTCACCCTCGACGAGCAGATCCAGCGGACCGTGGCGAATCTCGCCGCGTTCATCGCCAAGGTGACCGGGTGA